From one Sparus aurata chromosome 16, fSpaAur1.1, whole genome shotgun sequence genomic stretch:
- the LOC115566137 gene encoding zona pellucida sperm-binding protein 3, translating to MKTKWHLYIFWSVLSLGLLSCAVDTYESQFTRRKKLFKPGTPKSKLSTTGNRKPSLWLPASSFPLSQLGPTPAPGAPRSMRQGEIQSGFAYLPDVSVTCSASDFVVRVKPAFYGQGADAEELKLGNTCKSNGVLGPYGDLLFMYPLTACDAVRQTPRGYLVYKFVLHFEPSPKRFPSRAQRIDVDIECRYQRSHHVHQLTVQPTWRTAVVRKKLKGSPQEFQIELMDDSWSRAAKSQVFQLGRTLNFQISAAHLPAGGKLYINSCYASPSTGSESPLKYTILDNFGCMLDSKREPGASRFISRTDKTLRFSLKAFQFTSDPDTEVNIHCKLFVTSEEPGPAHKSCTHRGNRWRALTGDDSICECCDSQCVTSKPRRAMMEGSASSGSLLVSDEPYTADDGFLPVSPSSISMSGDGEATISHYTDEPHRRENLWGSEDVVMYYEDEEEQDNTADDDDDDGEEEQEEEEPNGVIVRVMTDPDLEELSFREGILAGEKNESELRASDQSKQDWSGHLAEEDFSVGEEEDDEISDAQQVIHLKRREDEDSLQREFQPLESEGEEENGEHTGGGEEEDRMSASEVGQKNDDDDDDDDVVYDREMTWYFTWR from the exons ATGAAAACAAAGTGGCATCTCTATATTTTCTGGAGTGTTTTATCACTTGGCCTCCTCAGCTGTGCCGTCGACACTTATGAATCTCAATTCACACGAAGGAAAAAGCTCTTCAAACCGGGCACGCCAAAATCCAAACTGTCAACAACGGGCAACAGAAAACCCTCCCTCTGGTTACCTGCCAGCTCGTTTCCCTTGTCTCAACTCGGTCCCACTCCTGCGCCTGGAGCACCTCGATCCATGCGTCAAGGGGAGATCCAGTCGGGCTTCGCCTATCTCCCAGACGTTTCTGTAACCTGCTCCGCGTCTGACTTTGTCGTGCGGGTCAAACCGGCCTTCTACGGTCAGGGCGCAGACGCAGAGGAGTTGAAATTGGGCAACACCTGCAAAAGCAACGGAGTCCTCGGACCGTACGGTGACCTGCTATTCATGTATCCTCTGACTGCGTGTGATGCCGTGCGTCAG ACCCCCCGCGGTTATCTGGTCTACAAATTTGTGCTCCACTTTGAGCCTTCGCCAAAACGTTTCCCAAGCAGAGCGCAGCGGATCGATGTCGACATTGAATGCCGTTATCAAAG GAGCCATCACGTGCACCAGCTGACCGTGCAGCCCACATGGAGAACTGCTGTTGTGCGTAAAAAGCTGAAAGGGAGTCCGCAGGAGTTCCAGATCGAGTTGATGGATG ATTCGTGGAGCAGAGCAGCCAAGTCCCAGGTGTTCCAGCTCGGAAGGACGCTTAATTTCCAGATATCTGCTGCTCATCTCCCAGCCGGTGGAAAACTGTACATCAACAGCTGCTATGCTTCACCATCCACTGGCTCTGAATCGCCCCTCAAATACACCATCCTTGACAACTTTGG CTGCATGCTGGACAGCAAGAGAGAGCCAGGGGCCTCTCGGTTCATCTCTCGGACAGACAAGACCCTGAGGTTCTCCCTGAAGGCTTTCCAGTTCACGTCCGACCCTGACACAGAG GTCAATATTCACTGCAAATTATTTGTAACATCTGAGGAGCCAGGTCCTGCACACAAATCATGCACGCACAGAGGAAACAG GTGGAGGGCCCTTACTGGTGACGACTCCATCTGTGAATGCTGTGATTCACAGTGTGTGACCTCTAAACCGCGGAGAGCCATGATGGAAG GCTCTGCAAGCAGTGGGTCATTGCTGGTCTCTGATGAGCCGTACACAGCAGATGATGGCTTCCTACCAGTCAGTCCCTCCTCAATCAGCATGAGCGGAGATGGCGAGGCTACAATCAGTCATTACACTGATGAGCCGCACCGTCGTGAGAACCTGTGGGGAAGTGAAGACGTAGTAATGTATtatgaggatgaagaagagcaAGACAAtacagctgatgatgatgatgatgatggagaagaggaacaggaagaggaggagccaAATGGGGTTATCGTCAGAGTGATGACAGACCCTGATTTAGAGGAGTTAAGTTTCAGGGAGGGGATCTTAGCTGGGGAGAAGAACGAGTCTGAACTGAGGGCTTCAGATCAATCCAAGCAGGATTGgtcagggcatttagcagaagAGGATTTTTCAGTgggtgaagaggaggacgaTGAGATCTCCGATGCGCAGCAGGTGATCCATTTGAAGCGGAGGGAAGATGAAGACAGCCTGCAGAGAGAGTTCCAGCCTCTGGAGtcggaaggagaggaagaaaacgGGGAGCacacaggtggaggtgaagaggaggacagGATGAGCGCCTCTGAGGTGGGGCAGAAGaacgacgacgatgatgatgatgatgatgtagtATACGATAGGGAGATGACGTGGTATTTCACATGGAGGTAG